DNA sequence from the Bradyrhizobium sp. CIAT3101 genome:
AGGCCTCGATGCCGCCGAGCACGATCGGCACATCCTTGAACGCCTCGCGGCAGCGCTGGGCGTAGACGATGGTGCAGCGGTCCGGCCGCTTGCCGCCTTCGCCGCCGGCCGTATAGGCATCGTCGCTGCGGATGCGCCGGTCCGCGGTGTAGCGGTTCACCATGGAATCCATGTTGCCGCCGGTGACGCCGAAGAACACCTTTGGCTTGCCGAGCGCTTTGAACGGCTCGGCCGAATGCCAGTCCGGCTGCGCGATGATGCCGACCCGGAAACCCTGCGCCTCCAGCAGCCGGCCGATGATCGCCATGCCGAAGCTCGGATGGTCGACATAGGCATCGCCCGTCACCAGCACGATATCGCAGGCATCCCAGCCGAGCGCATCCATCTCGGCGCGGCTCATGGGAAGGAACGGCGCCGGCTTGCGCGGGCGTGCCTGGGCCATCAGGGGCTTTTCGGCGGTGACGATCTGGGTGTCCATGGCGCACAGGCATAGGACTCCGGGCCCGCGAATACAACCGACGGACGCGTGAAAGATGAAGGTTCCGTAGTCGCTCGGGCGCGTTAACCGTTCGCAAGCGCCTGCCTCACCTGGGGCACGCTGGCCGGCTCGGTGCCATGTTCGCGGACCATCGGTGGCCCGCCAGCCGCGTCCTCCGCCCGCCTGACCAGTGCCGTCCCCTCTGTGATGCCGTCCACATACCAGCGGGCTCTCGCGCGTCATCCTCTCTCCAGTTTCGAAGGAGAGATTCATGTTTCTGGTCGACGCGCTTTTGATCCTGGCGATGTTGTTTTTCCTGTTCCTGCCGATCACCGATCGCAGAACGGTGCGGATGAGGCTCTGCATGATCTGCGCATTGTTTGCGGTGCTCTCGGTCTCCGTCAGCCGCACCCATGTCGCACCGGTGCTGCTCGCGAGCGTGTCCGGATCTCCCGGAGCGTTGCAATCGCCGCACATCCTCGGAAAGCCGTCTTCCGGCTTCTCATCGTGGTCCGCATCCGATATTCGGTTGCTGCATGGGCAGGGGAATATCTGAAGGCGGTCACGGAGCGGCCGGCGGCGCCGCGCCGTCGGCTGAGCGCTGGCTCGGCGCCATTGCGCTGATCGGTTTCATCCTGGTGGCGACCGCTCAGGCCTCCAATCAGATCCTGGCGCGCGGACTGGCGGGCTCTGTCCCTCCCTTCGCGCTGGCCTTCTTCCGTTGGAGCATCGTTGCGATCGGGCTCGCGCCGATTGCACTTGCGGAGATTCGCACCGGCCGCGTGCCGCTGGGCCAAAATGTCTGGCCGATCCTCGCCGCCGGCTTCATGGGCATGTTCGTCTGCGGTGGTCCGGTCTATGCCGCGGGCGTGTCGACGACGGCGATCCACATTGCGCTGATCATGGCGCTGTCGCCGATCACGGTGCTGATGATCTCTGCGGTGCTCGGCATCGAGCGTGTCGGCCCGCTGCAATGGCTCGGCACGGCACTGGCGCTGTCAGGCGCGCTGCTCATCATCTCCGGCGGCCATCCAGCGACGTTGTTTGCGCTGGAGACGGCATCGGGCGACGGCCTCGTCGTGATCGCGATGCTCGGCTGGTCGGGCTACACCCTGCTGCAGTCGCGCGCCGCGCCAAAGGCCTCCCTGCTTGCGCGCATCAGCCTGTTCTCGGCCGCCGGCGCGTTGTTCTCGCTGCCGCTCGCGGCCTGGGAGATGTGGGCCATGCCCGCCCAGGTTTTCAGCACCAAGGCGCTCGCGGCCTATCTCTTCGCGGGGATCGTTCCGGGCCTGCTCGCCTATGCCGGCTTTGCCTGGCTCGGCGGCAAATTCGGATCGGTGCGGACCTCGCTTGTCCTGTATCTCGGACCGGTCGCCAGTGCGCTGTTGTCGTTTGCGATCCTCGGCGAGCCGCCGAAGTTGATCCATCTCCTGGGCGGTCTGCTGATCCTGGGCGGTGTCTGGGCCAGCCTGCGCCGATAGTTCCATCTCGACGTGTTGTGGTTCACGCGCAGGAACTATCCGCCGCGGCGAACATTGAGGGGAGGGTTTGCAGCGAGTCCGGCTCGCGCGCGCTCGTGTCCAGGATCCGGATGACCTCGATATTCGCCTCGGGCGATGGGGGAGCTGTGAGTACAGTCATAGAGAATTTGCTGTCGCGGAAGCAGAAGCTTGTGGAACAGCTCGAGAAGGCATCGTCGGTCGAGGACCGCGATAAAATTGAGCAGCAGCTCGAGCAGATCAACACCGCGTTGGATTTTCTGGACAGGCCGGGATCGAGAGACGCGCGGTAAGGCATGAACCGGAAAAGCGTGAAGCGGCTTTCCGTAAAGATCATGCTCAAAGAATGGCCTGAATAGTTCAGTCCACCTTCAGCGCTTTGGCGTAGACCAGGCCCGAATTGGTGATGTGCGTCGTCATCGCGGCCTCGAACGCCGCGTGCTGGCCGTGCGCGAACAGATCGAGCAGCTTGCGATGCTCCTCGAAGGAGGAGCGGGTGCGCACGTCGATCGGCGAGGTCAGATTGGTGCGGAGCGCTGCGACGCGGCCCGAGACGAGCTGGTAGGATTCGGCGAGGTAGCGGTTGCCGCAATGCGCGAACAGGCCCTCGTGAAAGGTGGCGTCGGCGCGGCCATAGGCGATGTTGTCGCGTGCCTCGACCGCCGGCTCCATCGCCGCGATCGCCTCGCTCATCGTCGCGATCGCACCGTCACGGTCGTGGCGAAAGGCGAGCTCGGCAGCCTTGGGTTCGAGCGCGATGCGAAACGTGCAGAGCGCGGTGATGTCCTCGGCGCTCGGCGTGAACACGAAGCTGCCGACCTGCGGCCGGATCACCACGAGCCCCTGCGCCTGCAACTGGCCCATCGCCTCGCGCACCGGCGTGCGGCTGACGCCGAAGGAGCTTGCCACCATCTCTTCGGAGATGGCGGCGCCGAGCGCGAATTCGCCGTCGATGATCGCCTGCCGCAGCCGCAGCATCACCCGCTGCGACAGCGATTTCGGCGCATCGAGCTTCAGCGAGCGCATGGACGCCCTCAGATGACCTTGCCGGGGTTGAGCAGCTGATCGGGATCGAGCGCGGCCTTCAAAGTCCGCATCAAGGCGATCTCGGGCTCGCTGCGGGCGTGTCCGAGCCACTTCTTCTTCAGCGTGCCGATGCCGTGCTCGGCGGAGACGCTGCCGCCCATGTCGCGGACGAGACCATAGATGATCGTGTCCATCTCCTCCTTGGGCTGCTGTTCGACGGGAAGGCCCGTGACCCAAGAGACGAGGTGCAGATTGCCGTCGCCGATATGGCCGTAATAAACACTCTCGCAGCCCTTGATGCCGGAGGCGAGCGCCGCCTTGCAGCGCGTGGCGAACTCGTCCATCCGCGCCACGGCGAGGCCGATGTCGTAGGAGATATGGGGACCCAGCACCTGGCCGAATTCGGCGCAGATGTCGCGAACGCGCCAGAACGCCTGCGTCTGCGCCAGCGATTGCGCCACGGCGGCATCCGCGAGCAGCCCGCGTTCCATCAGCTCTTCGAGCCAGGCCTGGAAACGCGGCGCATCGACGCTCTCGTCGGTGCCCTGCGCCTCGACCAGCACGTAGAGACCCTGGCCGGCGGCGACCGGGGGCTTCACGCCGGCACGCGTCGTGATCACGTCCCAATAGTCCGGCCACATCACCTCGAACGCCGACAGCAGCGGACCC
Encoded proteins:
- a CDS encoding DMT family transporter, with protein sequence MGRGISEGGHGAAGGAAPSAERWLGAIALIGFILVATAQASNQILARGLAGSVPPFALAFFRWSIVAIGLAPIALAEIRTGRVPLGQNVWPILAAGFMGMFVCGGPVYAAGVSTTAIHIALIMALSPITVLMISAVLGIERVGPLQWLGTALALSGALLIISGGHPATLFALETASGDGLVVIAMLGWSGYTLLQSRAAPKASLLARISLFSAAGALFSLPLAAWEMWAMPAQVFSTKALAAYLFAGIVPGLLAYAGFAWLGGKFGSVRTSLVLYLGPVASALLSFAILGEPPKLIHLLGGLLILGGVWASLRR
- a CDS encoding GntR family transcriptional regulator, with the protein product MRSLKLDAPKSLSQRVMLRLRQAIIDGEFALGAAISEEMVASSFGVSRTPVREAMGQLQAQGLVVIRPQVGSFVFTPSAEDITALCTFRIALEPKAAELAFRHDRDGAIATMSEAIAAMEPAVEARDNIAYGRADATFHEGLFAHCGNRYLAESYQLVSGRVAALRTNLTSPIDVRTRSSFEEHRKLLDLFAHGQHAAFEAAMTTHITNSGLVYAKALKVD